The following is a genomic window from Lagenorhynchus albirostris chromosome 2, mLagAlb1.1, whole genome shotgun sequence.
CGATACCATGCCCGATGTGGCCACCGCAAAAGCAAAACCTACAGTGCTTGACAAAGCGTCAGCGTCGCGGGCAACGACAAAGGTGGAGACAGCGGGGGTGGCAGGAGGCACCGCAGCGGGTGCTCCGAGCGTGGCAGTGATCAAGCCTCCTGCCCCTGAAGAGCAGAGCACGGCCACAGCAGCCACAGCCAGCAACGGTCCAGGAGGAAGCAAAACCAGCATAGCCACCGGGGGCACTGCCAGAACATCCCTGAGGAGCAGGAAAACGGTGCTGCGAACAATTCAGGGTATGCTTGGCAGGTGCCGCGAGCTATTCAGGGTATGCTTCCAGCACGTCCACCAGTCTCTCCCCAGAGGCCGGCGTGACTGTGGTCGGAGCAGAACCCACCGGCAAGACTGCTGAAGGAAGAGCCGACGAGGAGGACGAGGGGACCCTCGTCTCAACCTTGCCACAGGAAGGCAAAGTGAGTGAACAGGATGGCAGCTCACAGAGGGTGTCCCAGGCCCGCAAggcaagaagggagagaagggagcacTGGGGAGAGGACAGAGCTCTTACGAGCCCCTCGCTCTGCAGTTCAGTGGAAAGCCACCACAAGGCAGCGGGGAACAAGACCATCCAGAAAGCAGCTGGCCCGTGCTCAGGCGGCCGCAGAGCCACTAGAGATGACCAAAAGGACAAAGGCCACGGCAGCCCGGGGGGCAGCGAGCAGGGCACTGCTCACAAAGGCATCAGCCGTGCTCCCATCACCAACGAGTCCAGGACCTCGCACAAATCGGGCAGGAGCTTATCTACAGCGAGTGCAGGTCCCACCACCGAGAGACTCAGCAGGATCAGCTCTTTCTTCAGGAACGTCAGAGCCAGTCTCACTACAAAGACAGTGGCCTCCTCACGCGATAAATATGTGAGCATCCTGGCGAAGCCAGTGGAAGGGACCCGAATGGAGGCCGTCGTAGAGACAGCAGAGAgtggccaggggctggagatCACTGGAGGTGTGACATCTGACACCATGGAGCCAGTGACCGCTGAAGCCCATCAATAGGACCTAGAGCTGGGAGCTGCAAAGGGGACCAGGGCTCAGGGAAATACCCCTGGAGAGCCCATTTCAGCTTCCTCACTGCAATTTcaataaaaaaccaaaccatCTGAGAATGCATGCAGTGTTTTGTCTGAATTTCTAGGTCCCAAAGCCCAGCCGTAGCCTCACAGTGGATTCTGTGATGTCAGCTGTGCCACAGTCTGACACCCAGTGTCCAGTCAAGGGCAGCCCCACCTCACACACATGCTCAGCGCCAACAGCAGTGCTGCATCTGGcctccactcctttctggctttgcCCCCCAGGGCCATGGCTCAAAGTCAGACTATGGTCTGGGAAGCTCTCCTTCACTATCCCCCTATGCTTTTTATAAACGCTTATTCCCCAGGAAGGTCTGTAAACAAAGCAAGAACAGGACTCATGTCCCCTCGGGCTATTCAGTGGACAGAAATAAGTATTAGCTAGCAATCAGAACCGCAAGCACTCTCATCTAGACTTAGCCGTTCCCTGCCCAGGTATTAGCTCGCAATCAGAACAGCAAGTATTAGCTAGTGTGCCATCGTAAGCATACCACTCGATGACATTTCACAAGATAAGCAACCCCACGAAACTAGCACCTGCCGAAGAATCAGAACATCACTGCAACTCTGGAAGTGCCCCCTTGCAGTCACTCAAGGGTAACCACCACCCTAGCTTCCAACACCATAGATGaatgttgtttgctttttcaactttacatactggaatcacatagtatgtaCTCTTTGACTCTGGTTCCTTTCCCTTAACATTATATTTATGAGGTTTGTGCATGACTTTCCTGGCGATCGTCCATTTATTTTCACTGCTATACAGTATTCCAGTGTGTGATGATACTACAacttattttgttattgattttattatcagttttgggctattaaaaatagtgctattatgaacatttatATACAGATCTGTtggtaaaaatatacataaacttCTGTTCGGCATATATATAGGAATGGaattgaatatatgcatatgttcagCTTCTGATTATACTGCCAAGCTACTTTCCTTCCAAAATGACTATGCAAATAAtaattcccaccaggaatgtaTTAAAGTCCtggttgttccacatccttgccaacatttgataCTGTTTAGCTCTTTCCTTTTAGCCATTCAGGTGGGATATaatgatttttctccctttttcatgataaaaatatacttaaaagtatatagttgggcttccctggtggcgcaacggttgagagtccgccagccgatgcagggacgtgggttcgtgctccggtccgggaagatcccacatgccgcggagcggctgggcccgtgagccatggctgctgagccttgcgtccggagcctgcacgtccggagcctgtgctctgcaacgggagaggccacaacagtgagaagcccgcgtatggccaaaaaaaaaaaaaaaaaaaaaaaggcactgagaGCAGAGGCTGGTGGATGGAAGAGCCTCCAGTCGCCCCGGCTGGCACAGCAATGAGTCACAGGACTCTCAGTGAGTCACACAGCTCTCCACACCTCAAGGCAAAGCCCTGAAAACTATTAGCAGGCCAATAGCTCTCATTCAAGCCCAGGTGGCACGGAGCAGGCTTTAGTCACCCAGCTGCAGAGCTCACACACTGGGTGCCCATCCCTTGGACCAGCAGCCTCACCCCCTGAACCCAGCGCCCACAGCCGGGTCCAGTCTCAGACCTCCTGCCATTGCCCTGTTTGGGCGAGACTGTGGGGTGGAAGCTCCTAGCTGGTGGGGTCTTTGTCTCACATCCTGTGTACCTCCAGGAACAGGCTCACCAAAGGAAGGAAGATGGGGTTATTCACTGCTCATTAGGGGCCAGCAGCTCGAACACACCGATGTCATTCAGCCCACCCAGCGGCTCTAGGAGGCGGGTCCTCCTCAGCCCTTTGCAAACGAGGAAGAAGTTGCAACTTCCTTAGACCACCACTTAGAACTTCCTTGGATATTTTTAGAGTTGTCATTTTGAAATTTACCTGCTTCTGATTCAGTGCTGCTTTGCTACCTTGTTGGTCCAGTGGAAATCCTCAAAGCAGGAGCagccctattttaaaataataaggttaGAGCAAGTGACTTTAATCCAGGTCTCTTTAGCTCAAGAGCACAGAGGGGAGTGTGAGGAAAGAGTGAGGCCACAAGGAATTCTTCACTGGGTAAATTTTCCCCAAACCTCACTAACTGGGAGAAATTGACCACTGGATTATGTGCCTTGAAGGAAAGCAAAAATGTTGAAAGCAGAGTGTGCAGCTTGTTTAGAGAGCAAGTTCTATCATTCGGTCACCTGCTGATGATAATAGCAATGGCTGAGACCTGACCATTTACAACGAAGGCACTTCTGTAGGTAATAAGTTCCAGGAGGGCCCGAACTGAGTATGTCTCTTTCAGCATTGAGCATGGTTTAGCGTCTGAGAGGCCGGTACattattggcatatagtagacttaaaaatgaatatttgtggaTTGTCTGAATGAGTGGATGTGTGTGATTCATATCCTATTTGCAGGTCCTATGCCCTACAGTGGATTTTCAGTGTCAGGTTGTGAAAGTTTTTATGACGGAGATTGGTATTGTTCCCTATCTAATGGATAAAATTACACATCAAAGGACTTTACATTTACATCCCAAAAGCCTCATAGGAATtacttaacaaaaaaataaaattggattctGTATAATTTCTAATTTATAAGCTGGCCAGAACACTGGTATTTCAGCCAGTCCTCTGGTAGTTCCAATGACGTCCCCCATGATCACCCAGGCATAATCAGAATGGCTTTAGGATATGGGAGCCAAAATGTTCCTCAGTATTTACTGCTTTGCTAGTCCATTGAAGAAAATGGACTATTGAAAAAATAGCTTCAGACACAATATGGCATTTTATGATTTAGCATGAAATCTGGGAAATATAGAGGTTATCTGAAGCCTGCAATGGTAAAGTTCCCTCTGCTATTGAAATTATTGTCTTTAAACAAAGATTCTACATCAGTaatgctatatatataaaattttatgatatTCAGGTTAATTTCCTATTctctctaaggaagtaattggTTGGTTGGTATGAGAGATGGTGTGGCTTCCAAAGgtgaaaagtattattttgttgTAATTTCCGGCTACCTAAGGATGGGAGAGGCCAAGGACACTGCAGTCAGTATATTATGTGGAGCAGGTTATATTGTGGTTAATTTATGaacttttacatgtttattttctatgcaaGTTTGTGTGCTCCTTTTTGAGTTTTGGTAGATAAGTGTTCTGTAACTTTGGAATACTTggagttacatatatatatataactttatatatatatatattttttaacacagTAGTTAAAGCCGTGGAGAGTGTACTAGTCtacctaggttcaaattctggctttacCCTATGACTTCCCTGTGGCTTCCTCTGCTCACCTATTAAAAAGGAGGATAATACGACTGCTGTGGTGAGTTATATACTAAGTGCTATTTAAGCATTTGATATAATGATTATGTATACTCGAAGGCAAGGAACTTGCCCCTTGATCGTCTCTGTATTCCTAGTGCTTAAGAATTCCTAGTGCTTTTCTAGTGCATTGTCTTAAGATAGAGATAGCTCAGTATAGTTCTTCTCACTATAAAGTACTGTTACGTTCAAAGTCTTTGCTTGTGTACTAATAATCTATGACATATCTGCTGAGGACAAGGAAAGGAATAGTTTTAAAACTGCAATGGATAACAAAAGATTGTATGATGTAATGcctttattatgtaattataaaactaacaaatgatcatggtagaaaatctgaaaaactcCTAGACAAAATAGAGATCAACAAAATTTGCAGTAACCTTCAGAGTGTAGAGTTGTCCATCAATATTAGTGCTTTCACATTTTCCAGGACTTTAAGTAGACTCTGCTTCTTAAGAGTCTattcatgatattttattttaatgatgttttcatcatggggacacacacacacagaaatctgttaaaaaaaaaagaaaggcatgtAAATCATTGATGTTTCAGATAGCCACATGAAATAAAGTGAGAAAGGTCAACAAGCTGAAAGAATGTGGAGTAGCATCTCAATTGCTTACATAACTCTGATAATTACCTCTTTGTGGATAAAGTAATTAATGGGGAATCtaattcaagaaaaatgtatGAACTTAAGCCTTCTCAAAGCCAAGTATTTCTTTCCAGAAAAGGTTACTTTCCACGGCCATTCTTCCTTATTACCTGACAGGGAAAGAGTATTGTATGGCAAAGGATCTTCCCGAAGGAGGGTGCTTCCCACACTGATTGTCATAAATGACTTCGGAATTACTGTTGCTGTATTACCAAAATCTTAAACTaggatatttttgacaaatgcgGTCCTTAGTCAATTTTTAGAGCTACAAACTGTCAGATGGCTCTGAAATAACAATTGTCTGGCTATTCTTCAGGGTGATCACAATATGGTAATGACCTTGAGGTATCACTAAAAAGGAGGAAGGTGTGAGTCTTCCTTTGGTTCCAGAGTGAAATGCGAGTTGGAGTTGGAGTTGGAAAAGAGGCCCACAACCAAGTGATAGAGAAGGAAATGTGAGGTCATTGGTGAAAAACCAGGTTTAAGTTAAGGTGAAGAGGCATGAGGAAATGGTCAACTGTTACAGTATTACAAAGATCATCAAGAAGCATATCCATGAATGTGGTTCGTATTGCAATCTgctgaaaaagacacaaatatccTGGCCTGGCCTTCATGGAGATTATATTTTATTGCTTCTGATAATAGATTATTGCTGAAAAGGACCTCCTATAAATTATAACCAAGCAAAGGCAGCaagataatttgttttttctttatgtatgtgtttctcaTTCCTACTCACTCCTCTCTTAGTGAAGATCTCTTAgggaagagaaaatcacaaaaatGTCAAATCTCAActactcattttcaaaataattttttttccaaattccaaTGGAGGCAATAGGTTAACTGTTAAGGTTTGTAAGGCTCAAAAAGCTAGATTTTTATAAAGTGTAGCCaaattttattccataaataataGCTTTGGAAAGAATATGTGAGGATGCAAAGTTGGAAAAAGCTGGTTTTTCTTCCGTGAATGGCTTCACTGTGttgggagaagaggcagagaagaaatcaaagtaaTTAAACATGGGGTGAGTTTTCCTGATAGGGGACTCTAGTGCTTTAAAATAGACTAGATAATCCTAGGGATAATCTGAGGGTAGAACAGACCAGTGCCTCATTTCCAATCTGGTACCCTGGAAGTAAACAGTGTATTTCCTTTGAGGTCTTGAGaggtttttcttctgctttgttatgtttttggttcattttgtaaTCAACCTTATTAAAGtatcatttacatacaataaaatgcagacatttttAGTCAACGGTTCAGTGACttttaattaatgtatacatttgtataaCTACCACCCCCATAAAGATCGATAACAATTCTAAAACCCTAAAAAGTTTCCTCCTAGGCTTTTGCAAAAgtatccccatctcccaccccaaggCCACCACGGATCTGTTTTTTATCTTTAGAGATGACTTTTGCCCAGTTTAGAATTTCATGTAAGTTGAATAATACAGTAGGTGCCCTTTTGATCTGGCTTCACTTGCTCAGCACAtcgtttttgagattcattcatgttgggaTGTTTTAAACCAGGACTTTAGCCTGGGTGGCTGATGTTGTCTGAAGGCACCTATAGGTACATCTGAGTCTCTGGCATTGTCACTGTCTGTTCTTGGCTCAGTATTTTCAACTTTACTAAGAAGCACAAGGTTGAAGTAAGGAAGATCATTGTCAGTATAATGGAGGTGAAGTGGGTTCTGTTATGTAATATTCTCAGCATAAATTGACCTGCTTGGAATCATTGTGTTGATAATCGACAAGGATACTCTTCCTCCAAAAACtttgatactataaaacttctaaaggaTGCTGTCCTAGGactcttttaattttcatgttttgggaaacatttctggaaaattcaaaTGCTCATAACCTGAGAGAAGCAATTATTCACCTGAAGGTTGACTCTGCTAAAGTTGAGTTGTCCGACCTTTACATGCCGATAGAATCCAAATATCCTTGCAAAACAATGCTCTCTTATTGGATATAAGCATATAGATTGTTTAAGATGGACGTGTATATGcagtaaagtgaaaaaacaaagaatctttgagtttcccttgctggttttttttattttttcatttaagtttctaTAGCGTATGCTAATAGCTCAGGGAAACCTCAGTTTAGTTTTAGGTCCACTCTACGTAAATGTTGAAGTACTCCATACCCAccttttttctgccttccttcttttcttccatctttcctttctaacTTCTTATAATCCATTATACTTAATCCTGCATTTGCTGAGGTGGCAATTAGTGTAGgaaaatattgtgaaattttGCTGTTCAGAATGCATGTTGACCAAATTCTATATTGAGAAAAGGTCTGGATTTACCCAGAGTAACCCTTTCTCAGAGTCTATGAATAAACGCCATAGAAACTGGGCTATATATAATATCCTGACAGGTATGTAGAACTCATAGCAATTGCCCTAAAGAGCTTACCTAGCGTAGATGcatatgaatgcatttaatgATTGCTTTATTGGCAGCAGTGCCAACATACacagtctgttttgttttatatcattATCATTACCTGCTGTTTACCACTGTATACATTGCTAATGGCGTGGTTTCTATGGCTTGTGAAtttcatggccaaataatatgtaatttattgCACACTTTAGTGTAGAAGATGGAGACTCCATAACTTTTCGTGTGCTCTTTGCCCCTTCGGAATGTATTACACTGAGATCAGGcaaagtaataaatttatttcaaatgtgcGTGATAGCTAAACATCAATTAGGACTGATGGGGAATATTTCTTCTTCCAGCAacataacagtttttaaagactAAGCCATTGAACATGGAGTTACTGAACATGGGACTCAGTTCACTGGGATcccttcttagaaaaataaaggacaacttGAATTGGATTTGTGTGGCTTATTCAAGTAGTAACTAATCAGCTACATCTTTGTGAACTTAATTTGTCACGATCGTTCGGTATTTTATtaattctcttccccttcttcccctgaCTCTCACGAGAATGGATCATGAGTTTCTTAAAACATACTAAGTCGTCTTCCATCCCTGTTAATCTAACTACAAAAGCACACTTTCCTTATCCAATGTAACTTACTGTCTTTTAGAGTGGCTGGGGTTTTAATTCTCTACAAAATTAAAACcagcaaagagaaacattttcaaggaGCCACCACATTGTAGAGCTTTAGAAAGAAGACTTTAGAATTAAgggaaaatatatcattttatagcTAAAGCACCTGAGGCCTAAAGTAGGAAGGTAACCATCGAGGTCAGGGAAAGGGGTGGAAGATCAGGTTTCAAGCTGAGAAGGAGTCTACAGGGACTCAATCTGAGCAGGTCAAAAACTGAAAGGAGACCACGAATGTTCTGGGAAGGCTGGCATCTGGCCTCAAGTGTGGGATTCAGACAGGGAGTGGTCCCGGGGGGAACTGCGCTTCTGCAGTAGGCAGAGAAGTCCACCTCCTCTCCGGAAAGTGCCACTGACATCAGGGAGTTGAGGGGAAAGAGCAATGAATTCCAGTCCACCTGAGAAAGCAGGCCAGTCTGATTAACTCTGAATTTAGACTTATTTCAGATACTTCTTGAGAAAGAACTTGGACAAGAGCAAGTCCCACGCAGCCTCTTTTAAATCCATGCCCAGTATTTTCTGGTGGAGCTGCTTAAACCCTCCAAGTGActccagtattttaatttcactctGTATTTATTTCCGACAGTTCTATGATTGATTATTTAATGGGCAAATAAGTAGGGTCACAAAAGAGTGTGAATGTATTTTACAGGATGAGGATGGGCGGAGTGGAACAGTCTGGAATGGGACACCAATGAAAAGGGATCTTGGTAAATAAGAATGTCTATTAGAAATGGAGAGGAATTCGCAAGGAAATTAGTGCCTGACACCACGCCTTCCTCTCTGCATGTTTAGAAGctggtttctaattttattttcataggagATGTCCCTGTGATGAATTGTCTTTTACCTCCACACCATTTAGCACATGGACATATTGTGAAGTTTGTGTGAGAGAAAGTTAAGTATTAGAATTTGTCTTGGCAGGGAGCTATAAACATTTCCTGGAACAATCTagggtagaaggaaaaggaaggcggaaacaaaggagaaagacagCTAATGATGCTGGAGTCTCTCGCTGGGATTTGTGGTATCTCTTTTTGAAACTAAGTACAGAAAGTCAGAACTTGACTCTTTCTTGATcatggtttgttttcatttttgctttttcttgctcTCTCATCAGTTATTCCAGCCAGTGCTATGTCATTTTCAGTTTCAGTAAGCATGCCTGTCTTGTTTCCATTCGCATTATTCATGCAAACGTTGATGGAACTGATGACCCCGAGTTATCACGGAAACATTAGATACACCAGTGgatacatttcttaattttagaaaaaaattaccgAGTGAAGGTTAAAATAACTCCTCTtaaatttgtcattaaaaaaaatttctcctaaCATACAATACCTCATTGCCTGATATGCCAGATAAATGAAGAATTCCTATGTATTCATGAATGCAGGCTAGTCTGTATATTTTTTGGCAGGTATGACCGTTACCGAGGGTAACAGCCTGGTTTGCTGGCCATGTCCTGTCTCCTAGAAAGTTGTAGTTTCTGTTGTCTTTCAGTTGGTCCATTGGATATCAGAGGtgaatttataaaactatacTTCCCTTTACACttactatgttttgttttgttttttttacttgaagtatagttgacaatgttgtgtttcaggtcaaatatatatatctgaatcagccaagtgattcagatatatatatttctttttcagatcctttttcattataggttattataaggtattgaatatagttgcttgtgctatacagtcggaCCTCGtagtttatctactttatatataatatacacttaCTTTGTGTGATCCAGGCTGGTCAGACCACATGATTATTTTCACTTCTGATATAATTTTTTCAGGTCCAACCTCAAATCTTTGATaagaaggtattttaaaataagtttaacatGTGTGTGCTCTAAATCCAACAGTAGTTATTAGAGATATGGTTTTGCACTaggtatttctctcttttttgttcttggcCAACCAATTGaaaattagcttttattttctggttgGTTTGCTAGATGTTTAGGCCTATAATAAAAGTCTTAAATTTTGTCTCATATCTTAAAACACAATCTGAATTAGAAATGGATATTGTGCTACACATAGGGGCTGTGATATAAATATAGTTTCTAACTTCAAAAACATATAGCCTAGAAGGGAACACAGACACATATGCAGCAATTATGGCAACTGCATTTGTTTACTAAGTGAAATAGTACTGAGATGGATAAAGTGCTATCAAGCCTTGAACAGGCAAATCAGCTTCAAAAACAGATGtgcagttctttaaaaatctttttaacatttttccagcTACATGTAGCATATAACTTAGCATAAAAACGGTATGggtttgaggatatggggagggggaagggtaagctgtgacaaagtgagagagtggcatggacatatatacactaccaaacgtaaaatagatagctagtgggaagcagccgcatagcacagggagatcagcttgtgaccacctggatgagtgggataaggagggtgggagggagacaaaagagggaggggttatggggatgtatgtatatgtatagctgattcactttgttataaagcagaaactaacacaccattgtaaagcaattatactccaataaagacgttaaaaataaataaaaggagactgACTcatccaatggaaaaaaaaaaagaaattctctcaTCCTGGATTCAAGAGAAGGGATGAAGTAAAAGGATGAGGAAGAACAGGAAGAGGAAATGTGAGCGTGGAGCGGGTAGGAGGAAGAGCAGAAGGCAAATAAGTGTATTGCTTCCCTTGCcatccctgactttttttttttttttttttggcgcttCAGGAAAACCCAAAAGCCAGAGAAGAGCACGGAGGTGGTCACCACTGCGTATGAACAAAAAGGTGGAGACAAGAGAATGGTGGTAATCTGCGCAGGCAACTGGAGGATGACCTGAGTGCATCTCGCCAGGGAACGGTCCCTGTTCCATAGAACCCCTGAAGATGCCAGGCTCTTATGTTTGGGGGGGGCGCCGGAGGCGTCTGTGGGGTCACCACATACATCACTCCTGGAGGTGTTGTTCACATTGTGTTCTTTGCAAAGAGTGTCCCTGGTGAGGTTCAACATCTCCCTTTGCAAGACCCAGCCTTGCCCTCCCAACCCACCAAGGTCAGCAGGCAACATCCCCAGTTAATCACCACGTGTGGTGAGATATCTGGAGTGGCCCAGGTACCCCCCAGTTCAGGCCTCCTGGGGAAAGGGTGAGGAGGACAGAGGCACCGGGGCTTCTTCTCACGCAAGCAGACAGCTCACCTGGCCCAGCGCTGCTGCATCCCTGTGGGCACGCGGTAGCCCTGGCATCCGGTAGGGGACACTGCAGGATCCACACCTGGCTGGGATTTGCCCACCCCCTGGGGACCCCGCAGCCTCTGTGGAGCCCCACTGAAGGGCCTGGGTCACCTCATGGCACCATTTCTCAACCTGAGGTTCTATAGATTTTCCATAGATGTGTAGAAGTtgaacacaacacacacaaaaaatgaaggCAAGTCAAAGCAAAGCTTATTTAGGATGAGTTAAAGGGCCAGGATTCCGAATTAATTATGaccttaaaattaaataacaaatacaTCTGGTTTTATTACACTCTGAAAAGCAGTGTCTTCTATAAACTTTTCATGTTGGGATATACCAAAGCTATAAAATTTATGATTCTATTACCACAGCatcaggatatttttaaattaaaaagcagaggCAAGTTTGGCTGGGgtgttaaagagagaaaaatgattattAGGGGAAAAGGGAACATTGCAGTTCTCTGCCCACTTCCACTGTGCTGGTCTCATGATGGGCCGTGTTGCGTGTGGGCTGGAGGGACAGGGTCACTACTCCCACCTGTGTCATCAGACCTCCCACTCCTCACAGCGCCCAGGTGGGAGGCACCCACACTTTTCACTCTGGAGCCCCAGAGCCTCCCCTTTCCTCTGCATCACTTTCACTGTTCAGGGGACCAGTCACTTGAACGCCGCCCGGCCAAATGCCCAGGTTAAATCGCCCCTGAAGGACAGGTCTCTCTGATACCAGAACACACTTGGCAAAGAGCAACAAACAGGCCCCAGTGCCCTGGGGATGTGAGCCCTGGGGATGTCAGGGCCCAAAGTCACTTGCAGGGTCTGAGTAGCCCCCTGGGTCCCACACACCAACCCCAGGAAGCCCACCTCCCCACTGACTCCAGTCCCTGCTTTTGTGTGGCAGGTTCTGGTCTGACACCTGTGAAGACTGAGACCTGGAGGCCTCAGCCTGAGACTCAGAGGGGATGGAGCCTGTGCAGCGTCTAGCAGCTTAAATGAAACACGAGGCCAAGGAAGGAGGGCCGCCTCTCTGCTCCCCCTCCGCTCCTGAGTCAGCTAGTGAGTGCCGGTTACTTCCTGTCGGAGCTGTACAGATTTAGCATAAATTTTAGATATATGTCTTACTTTTAACAGTGAAAGGCTGTTACATCAAGCAAAATTGATCTCCtccttggtttattttttaaacacttctaTGTAAAATAACACACAAGTATAGAAAAGCACCCTCCGCAAAGGGAGGGCTCAGTGAATTACAATGGGCGCTCCACTCTGGGGAGCAGTAGTTTTTCCCTCTGTAAAAGCCCAGATGCTTCTGAGAAGCTCCTCTCAGCTTCCTTACTCTGGCCCCAGACATCCACAGCGGAAATCCCAAAGGGACTGGATTCTCCCAGCCCTCCAGCGCCCTCCACTACTTTCTGATTGTGCTGCCACACTAATTTTGAGTTATTTGTGTGTAAATCACTGCACTTGGAATATACATGGCGTAACTGATTTCATTCTTATAACCGAGTAAGTTAGCACTTATTCTTCTCCCCTTCTACAGGGTGCTGCCAGGGTGCTGGGGACGTCCTGTATATTGAACTGGGTGTTGGTAACAGATGTGTTTATATTTACAAGAAACCATAAAGCTCTACGCTTAAGATCTGTGCCCTGTACAATATACACCAAGTAAACTTCAATTAGAAAGAGATGCAAAAAAAATTTCCCCACAAAACAAACTTCAGGCCCAGGTGGCTTCCTCtgatttctaccaaacatttaagacaGAAATGATGCCCATCTCCTACACACTCTTCCAGAGAACAGATACAGAGGGAACACACCCACACTGCTTTCATTGGACCAGGAGAATACTGATGTCATACCAGCAGCAGATATTACAG
Proteins encoded in this region:
- the LOC132515771 gene encoding Golgi-associated RAB2 interactor protein 4-like; this translates as MSGDSLLPYHTAQSSTGVGLFNTTTGKLQQQLRKGEYHIFKDAPVFESDFIQITKRGDLIDVHNCVCMVTVGITSSSPVLPLPDTMLLARWATGCEEHAEHSQAAKGKSHEAAKTLELTRLLPLTLVSISTHNREKQQLRVRFATGRSWYLQLCAPLDAQEDLFTSWEELIYLLRPPVEGLSCTYAVPAWDMICMPVFEEEEDGRSPAVEDFQGKWDQDHVSICSLHTCSELAGATSAAFAGGEGIQLDSHKPDTMPDVATAKAKPTVLDKASASRATTKVETAGVAGGTAAGAPSVAVIKPPAPEEQSTATAATASNGPGGSKTSIATGGTARTSLRSRKTVLYSGYASSTSTSLSPEAGVTVVGAEPTGKTAEGRADEEDEGTLVSTLPQEGKVSEQDGSSQRVSQARKARRERREHWGEDRALTSPSLCSSVESHHKAAGNKTIQKAAGPCSGGRRATRDDQKDKGHGSPGGSEQGTAHKGISRAPITNESRTSHKSGRSLSTASAGPTTERLSRISSFFRNVRASLTTKTVASSRDKYVSILAKPVEGTRMEAVVETAESGQGLEITGGVTSDTMEPVTAEAHQ